In one Butyrivibrio proteoclasticus B316 genomic region, the following are encoded:
- the rpoB gene encoding DNA-directed RNA polymerase subunit beta gives MEKNRLHPTGSGKNIRMSFQRQKEVLEMPNLIEVQKNSYQWFLDEGLKEVFDDISPIEDYSGKLSLEFVDFKLCEDEIDKNKNTIEKCKERDATFAAPLKVKVRLHNKEKDEITEHEIFMGDLPLMTATGTFVINGAERVIVSQLVRSPGIYYDITYDKIGKELMACTVIPNRGAWLEYETDPNDVFYARVDRTRKVPVTVLIRALGIGSNEEILELFGDEPKIQGSFSKDSSTDYQSGLLELYRKIRPGEPLSVESAESLINAMFFDPRRYDLAKVGRYKFNKKLHFKNRINGHVLAEDVVDETTGEMIASAGTKVDRALATEIQNAAIPYVLLQEEERNVKVLSNMMVDITHFIECDPAELGINENVYYPVLKEILDEYTAKNDPEGLAETIKKRVHELIPKHITKEDIIASINYNIHLEYGIGNDDDIDHLGNRRIRCVGELLQNQYRIGLSRLERVVRERMTTHDTEEVSPQTLINIKPVQAAVKEFFGSSQLSQFMDQNNPLSEITHKRRLSALGPGGLSRDRAGFEVRDVHYTHYGRMCPIETPEGPNIGLINSLASYARVNDYGFVEAPYRVVDRTDPENPRVTDEVEYLTADEEDNYHVAQANTPLDEEGHFVKKTVSGRFREETSEYPKTAVEYMDVSPRMVFSVATALIPFLENDDANRALMGSNMQRQAVPLLMTEAPAVGTGMEKKAAVDSGVCVVARKAGTIDFVDSKLIQITYDDGEKEEFHLIKFQRSNQSNCYNQRPIVFKGDHVEAGQVIADGPSTSQGELGLGKNPLIGFMTWEGYNYEDAVLLSERLVRDDVYTSVHIEEYEAEARETKLGPEEITRDVPGVGDDALKDLDDRGIIRIGAEVRAGDILVGKVTPKGETELTAEERLLRAIFGEKAREVRDTSLKVPHGEYGIVVDAKVFTRDNGDELSPGVNQAVRIYIAQKRKISVGDKMAGRHGNKGVVSRVLPIEDMPYLPNGRPLDIVLNPLGVPSRMNIGQVLEIHLSLAAKALGFNIATPIFDGANEIDIQDTLELANDYVNSTWDEFQAKYKDLVHPEIMDYLYENRDHRELWKGVPIRSDGKVQLRDGRTGQKFDSPTTIGHMHYLKLHHLVDDKIHARSTGPYSLVTQQPLGGKAQFGGQRFGEMEVWALEAYGAAYTLQEILTVKSDDVVGRVKTYEAIIKGDNIPEPGVPESFKVLLKELQSLGLDIKVLREDNTEVEIMESVDYTDSDYRFEMEGDNARDYSQESFEANGYSKQHFDESGELVAEAEDADEFESEDSFEDFDSSDDE, from the coding sequence ATGGAAAAAAACAGATTACATCCTACCGGCTCTGGTAAAAACATTCGTATGAGTTTCCAGCGTCAGAAGGAAGTCCTGGAGATGCCAAACCTGATTGAAGTACAGAAGAATTCATATCAGTGGTTTCTTGACGAAGGCTTGAAGGAAGTCTTTGACGATATTTCTCCAATTGAGGACTACAGCGGCAAGCTCAGTCTGGAATTTGTTGATTTCAAACTTTGCGAGGATGAGATTGACAAGAACAAGAACACGATTGAGAAATGCAAGGAGAGAGATGCAACATTTGCTGCACCTTTGAAAGTAAAGGTTCGTCTTCATAACAAGGAGAAAGACGAGATCACAGAACATGAAATATTCATGGGCGATCTTCCTCTTATGACAGCTACAGGTACCTTTGTTATCAATGGCGCAGAAAGAGTTATCGTCAGCCAGTTAGTTCGTTCACCCGGTATTTATTATGATATTACATACGATAAGATCGGTAAGGAGCTTATGGCTTGCACTGTTATCCCTAACAGAGGTGCATGGCTTGAGTATGAGACTGATCCTAATGATGTATTCTACGCAAGAGTAGACAGAACAAGAAAAGTTCCTGTTACTGTTCTTATCAGAGCTCTTGGTATTGGATCTAATGAGGAGATTCTCGAACTCTTTGGTGATGAGCCTAAGATTCAGGGAAGTTTTTCTAAGGATTCTTCTACAGATTACCAGAGTGGTCTTCTTGAACTGTACAGGAAGATTCGTCCTGGTGAACCACTTAGTGTTGAAAGTGCTGAGAGCCTTATCAATGCTATGTTCTTTGACCCTAGAAGATATGATCTTGCTAAGGTTGGTAGATACAAATTTAATAAGAAATTACATTTCAAGAACCGTATTAATGGACATGTTCTCGCTGAGGATGTTGTTGATGAGACAACAGGTGAGATGATCGCTTCTGCTGGTACCAAGGTAGATCGTGCTCTTGCTACAGAGATTCAGAATGCGGCTATTCCTTATGTTCTTTTACAGGAAGAGGAGAGAAACGTTAAGGTTCTTTCTAATATGATGGTTGATATTACACACTTCATCGAGTGTGATCCTGCTGAACTTGGAATTAATGAGAATGTTTATTATCCGGTTCTTAAGGAAATTCTTGATGAGTATACTGCCAAGAATGATCCTGAGGGACTTGCAGAAACAATCAAGAAGCGCGTACATGAGCTTATTCCTAAGCACATTACCAAGGAAGATATCATTGCTTCTATTAACTACAATATCCATCTTGAGTACGGTATTGGTAATGATGATGATATCGACCACTTGGGTAACAGACGTATCCGTTGCGTAGGTGAGCTTTTACAGAACCAGTATAGAATTGGTCTCTCAAGACTTGAGAGAGTTGTTCGTGAGAGAATGACAACTCATGATACAGAGGAAGTTTCTCCACAGACTCTTATTAACATTAAGCCTGTACAGGCTGCTGTTAAGGAGTTCTTTGGATCATCACAGCTGTCTCAGTTCATGGATCAGAACAACCCTCTGAGTGAGATTACACATAAGAGACGTCTTTCAGCACTTGGTCCTGGCGGTCTTTCAAGAGATAGAGCCGGATTCGAGGTTCGAGACGTTCACTATACACATTATGGACGTATGTGTCCTATCGAGACACCTGAAGGTCCTAACATCGGTCTTATCAACTCTCTTGCAAGTTATGCAAGAGTTAACGACTATGGTTTCGTTGAGGCACCATATCGTGTAGTAGACAGAACAGACCCTGAGAATCCCAGAGTTACTGATGAGGTTGAGTACCTTACAGCTGATGAAGAAGATAATTACCATGTAGCTCAGGCTAACACTCCTCTTGATGAGGAAGGCCACTTCGTTAAGAAGACTGTTTCAGGACGTTTCAGAGAGGAAACATCTGAATATCCTAAGACAGCTGTTGAGTACATGGACGTATCACCTAGAATGGTATTCTCAGTTGCTACAGCACTTATCCCATTCCTTGAGAACGACGATGCTAACCGTGCCCTCATGGGATCAAACATGCAGCGTCAGGCGGTGCCACTTCTTATGACAGAAGCTCCTGCAGTTGGAACAGGTATGGAGAAAAAAGCAGCTGTTGACTCAGGTGTATGTGTAGTTGCAAGAAAAGCTGGTACTATTGATTTTGTTGATAGTAAGCTTATCCAGATTACATATGATGATGGCGAGAAGGAAGAATTCCATCTTATTAAGTTCCAGAGATCTAACCAGAGTAACTGCTACAACCAGAGACCTATCGTATTTAAGGGCGATCATGTTGAGGCAGGACAGGTTATTGCAGATGGTCCTTCTACATCACAGGGAGAACTTGGTCTTGGTAAGAACCCTCTTATCGGTTTCATGACTTGGGAAGGTTATAACTACGAGGATGCTGTTCTTCTTTCAGAGAGACTTGTACGTGATGATGTTTATACATCTGTACATATTGAGGAGTATGAGGCAGAGGCTCGTGAAACCAAGCTCGGACCTGAAGAGATCACTCGTGACGTTCCAGGCGTAGGTGATGATGCACTCAAGGATCTTGATGATCGCGGAATCATCCGTATTGGTGCAGAGGTTCGTGCCGGTGATATCCTTGTTGGTAAGGTAACACCTAAAGGCGAGACAGAGCTTACTGCAGAAGAGAGACTCCTTAGAGCAATCTTCGGTGAGAAAGCAAGAGAGGTAAGAGATACATCTCTTAAGGTTCCTCACGGTGAATATGGTATTGTTGTAGATGCCAAGGTATTTACAAGAGATAATGGCGATGAGCTTTCACCTGGTGTTAATCAGGCAGTTCGTATCTATATCGCTCAGAAGAGAAAGATTTCTGTAGGTGATAAGATGGCTGGTCGTCATGGTAACAAGGGTGTCGTATCACGTGTACTTCCTATAGAGGATATGCCATATCTTCCAAATGGTAGACCACTTGATATCGTGCTTAATCCTCTGGGCGTTCCTTCCCGTATGAATATCGGACAGGTCCTTGAGATTCACCTTTCTCTTGCAGCTAAGGCTCTTGGATTTAACATCGCTACACCTATTTTTGATGGTGCTAACGAGATAGATATTCAGGATACTCTTGAACTTGCCAATGACTATGTAAATAGCACATGGGATGAGTTCCAGGCTAAGTACAAGGATCTTGTACATCCTGAGATTATGGATTACCTCTATGAGAACAGAGATCACAGAGAACTCTGGAAGGGTGTCCCAATCAGATCAGACGGTAAGGTTCAGCTGCGTGATGGTAGAACAGGACAGAAGTTTGATAGCCCAACAACTATCGGACACATGCATTACCTCAAACTCCATCACCTGGTAGATGATAAGATCCATGCTCGTTCAACTGGTCCTTACTCTCTCGTAACACAGCAGCCTCTGGGTGGTAAAGCTCAGTTCGGTGGACAGCGTTTCGGAGAAATGGAAGTTTGGGCTCTCGAGGCTTATGGTGCAGCTTACACACTTCAGGAAATACTTACAGTTAAGTCTGATGATGTTGTAGGACGTGTTAAGACCTACGAGGCAATTATTAAGGGTGATAATATTCCTGAACCTGGTGTTCCAGAATCATTCAAGGTTCTTCTCAAAGAGCTTCAGTCCCTTGGTCTTGATATCAAGGTACTTCGTGAAGATAACACTGAAGTTGAGATCATGGAGAGCGTTGATTATACAGATTCAGATTATCGTTTTGAAATGGAAGGCGATAATGCACGTGATTACAGCCAGGAATCTTTTGAGGCTAACGGCTATTCCAAGCAGCACTTCGATGAGAGCGGCGAGCTTGTAGCAGAAGCTGAAGATGCAGATGAATTTGAGTCAGAGGATTCATTTGAGGATTTTGATTCATCTGATGATGAGTAA
- the rplL gene encoding 50S ribosomal protein L7/L12, which yields MAKLTTAEFIDAIKELTVLELNDLVKACEEEFGVSAAAGVVVAAAGAGAAAAGEEKTEFNVELTEVGPNKVKVIKVVRELTGLGLKEAKDLVDGAPKMVKENASKAEADDIKAKLEAEGAKVTLK from the coding sequence ATGGCAAAGTTAACAACAGCAGAATTTATCGATGCTATCAAAGAGCTTACAGTGCTCGAGTTAAATGATCTTGTAAAGGCTTGTGAGGAAGAGTTCGGCGTATCTGCAGCAGCAGGCGTTGTAGTTGCAGCAGCAGGTGCTGGCGCAGCAGCAGCTGGTGAAGAGAAGACTGAGTTCAATGTAGAGCTTACAGAAGTTGGTCCTAACAAGGTTAAGGTTATCAAGGTTGTTCGTGAGCTTACAGGTCTTGGACTTAAGGAAGCAAAGGATCTCGTTGATGGAGCTCCTAAGATGGTTAAGGAGAACGCTTCTAAGGCAGAGGCTGATGATATCAAGGCTAAGCTTGAGGCTGAAGGCGCAAAGGTTACTCTTAAGTAA
- the rplJ gene encoding 50S ribosomal protein L10: protein MAKVELKQPVVAEISEKIKDAQAVVLVDHRGLTVAQDTELRKKLREEGVTYKVYKNTMMNFAFKGTDFEQLSDLLNGPSAMAVSETDPAAPARVLYEFAKKAKALEIKGGVIEGKFYDAAAMTDIASIPSKEVLLSRLLGSMQSPITNFARVLNQIAEKGGEAAPAAEEAPAETAEAPATEEAPAEAPAAE, encoded by the coding sequence ATGGCAAAGGTTGAACTTAAACAGCCTGTAGTAGCTGAGATTTCAGAGAAAATCAAAGACGCTCAGGCAGTCGTACTTGTAGATCACCGCGGACTTACAGTAGCACAGGATACTGAGCTTCGTAAGAAACTTCGTGAAGAAGGCGTTACATACAAGGTTTACAAGAATACGATGATGAACTTCGCATTCAAGGGAACAGACTTCGAGCAGCTTTCAGACCTCTTAAACGGTCCTAGCGCAATGGCTGTATCTGAGACAGATCCAGCAGCTCCAGCTCGTGTACTTTACGAGTTTGCTAAGAAGGCTAAGGCTCTCGAGATTAAGGGTGGTGTTATAGAAGGTAAGTTCTATGACGCAGCAGCAATGACAGATATTGCTTCTATCCCTTCAAAGGAAGTCCTTCTTTCAAGACTTCTTGGTTCTATGCAGTCACCTATCACAAACTTCGCTCGTGTTCTTAATCAGATCGCAGAGAAGGGTGGCGAGGCAGCTCCAGCTGCAGAGGAAGCACCTGCTGAGACAGCAGAGGCTCCAGCTACAGAAGAAGCTCCTGCAGAAGCACCTGCAGCAGAGTAA
- a CDS encoding pectate lyase family protein has product MLGKKLNTRLGLAMAGVLIATSAFAGSKVDAAAAVEAPVVMEDSGWLESAYVTWRAVDGASGYNVYVNGDGGQVQLDDELIRLYSSDSGEKYYRADALGLSAGNYSFTVVPLEDGDEDTSAAVSTDSVYVQNHDRSGFAFVNGDSNGAYNYDGTLRNDAVVLYITNETKDSVAMDVVTNAKGATTPATGLQNILNLYKKGYDLRPLDVRFVGQITDFATMEGGDIVISGAGDNKRVSCGITFEGVGEDATADGWGLRIKNASNVEVRNIGFMNCDSSEGDDLGLQQSDDHVWVHNCDFFYGYAGGDSDQAKGDGALDTKKSTFVTHSYNHFYDTGKSNLQGMKSESTENYITYHHNWYDHSDSRHPRIRTCSVHIYNNYYDGNAKYGVGVTMGASAFVEANYYRNCKFPMLISEQGSDVMADWETLTRNEDYGTFSSENGGIIKSFNNYMEGQQSYVTYQENSTEFDAYEVSAADEQVPSEVVSYKGGTSYNNFDTSAIMYSYSADSPQEAKEKVVSFAGRENGGDFNWEFNNEVDDADYGVNRALKAALNSYQTNLVSVGGGSTAGEAGNSGEESSSENSGAGEASSEDSGAGEASSDNSGEASSDSSSEQHEETPVNVGSYVHNFTASGKDSDFFTIEGNLSTGKGTVTYNGKLLTQCLKIESKTSIKFAAPSDGQLILVFGDKDSSIKLDGTAVKEATNVMNLDVRKGDHELTKKDTENLFYMEYVSNDQPSGDDPGNDDPASEASSEAASEASSEAAGEASSEAASESSSEAAGEASSEAASESSSEAAGEASSEAASEASSDEAGEASSDEPGTGSSEEIAEPEPDEPSSSNGEWLTKYGKTYYVLTDGTKVTGIYTIDGDTYYFDANGVRKTNVFVTDGDTKHFFGADGKMVTGWLTRYFKTYYFDENGNMVTGFAYVDGIYHYYDEDGVMFKNGNKTINEKKYFFNSDGDMVTGWLERYGSTYYYDESGAMVYGLQIIDGNMHFFRDNGKLAKDMMVTVDDKTYYFDNDGNMYVGELTRWFHKYIFDENGVLIWKK; this is encoded by the coding sequence ATGTTGGGGAAAAAATTAAATACCAGACTTGGGCTTGCCATGGCAGGAGTTCTTATTGCGACTTCTGCATTTGCAGGTTCCAAGGTCGATGCGGCAGCAGCGGTGGAAGCACCGGTTGTTATGGAGGACAGCGGATGGCTCGAGTCAGCGTATGTTACATGGAGAGCAGTAGATGGGGCTTCGGGCTACAATGTTTATGTGAATGGGGACGGTGGACAGGTGCAGCTTGATGATGAGCTTATCCGTCTTTATTCTTCTGATTCCGGTGAGAAATATTACAGGGCAGATGCACTTGGACTTTCTGCAGGCAATTATTCTTTTACCGTGGTTCCTTTAGAGGATGGTGATGAAGATACAAGCGCAGCTGTGAGTACAGATTCAGTTTATGTACAGAATCATGACAGATCTGGATTTGCGTTTGTAAATGGTGATTCCAACGGAGCATATAACTATGATGGAACACTTAGAAACGATGCTGTAGTTCTTTATATTACTAATGAAACTAAGGATTCAGTTGCAATGGATGTTGTTACTAACGCTAAGGGCGCAACGACACCTGCGACAGGACTTCAGAATATCCTTAATCTGTACAAGAAGGGCTATGATCTTAGACCACTTGATGTGAGATTTGTAGGCCAGATCACAGATTTTGCTACCATGGAAGGTGGCGATATTGTTATAAGCGGAGCAGGAGATAACAAAAGAGTGTCCTGCGGAATTACATTTGAAGGAGTTGGAGAAGACGCTACGGCTGATGGCTGGGGACTTAGGATCAAGAATGCTTCAAATGTAGAAGTAAGAAATATTGGTTTTATGAATTGTGACAGTTCAGAAGGTGATGATCTTGGACTTCAGCAAAGCGATGATCATGTCTGGGTTCATAACTGCGATTTCTTCTATGGATATGCAGGAGGAGATTCAGATCAGGCTAAGGGCGATGGCGCTCTTGACACCAAGAAGTCAACATTTGTAACTCATTCCTATAATCATTTCTATGATACAGGAAAGAGTAATCTTCAGGGGATGAAGTCTGAATCTACAGAAAACTACATTACATATCACCATAACTGGTATGATCATTCAGACTCAAGACACCCACGTATCAGAACCTGTAGCGTACATATTTACAATAACTATTATGACGGAAATGCCAAATATGGAGTTGGCGTTACTATGGGTGCATCAGCTTTTGTAGAGGCTAATTACTATAGAAACTGCAAATTCCCAATGCTGATATCTGAGCAGGGCTCTGATGTTATGGCTGATTGGGAGACCCTTACAAGAAATGAAGATTATGGCACTTTCTCAAGCGAGAATGGCGGTATCATCAAGTCTTTTAACAACTATATGGAAGGCCAGCAGTCCTACGTTACATATCAGGAGAACAGCACTGAGTTTGACGCATATGAAGTTTCGGCAGCTGATGAGCAGGTTCCATCAGAAGTTGTTTCCTACAAGGGTGGCACAAGCTACAATAATTTCGATACTTCAGCAATCATGTATTCATACTCTGCAGATTCTCCGCAGGAGGCAAAAGAAAAAGTTGTATCTTTTGCAGGTAGAGAAAATGGAGGAGACTTTAACTGGGAATTTAACAACGAAGTTGACGATGCTGATTATGGTGTAAACCGTGCTCTCAAGGCAGCACTGAATTCATATCAGACAAACCTTGTCTCAGTTGGAGGAGGTTCTACTGCAGGTGAAGCCGGAAATTCAGGAGAAGAGTCATCTTCAGAAAACTCCGGAGCTGGAGAGGCATCATCAGAAGATTCAGGTGCAGGTGAGGCATCATCAGATAACTCTGGCGAAGCATCATCTGATAGTTCAAGTGAGCAGCATGAAGAAACTCCTGTTAATGTAGGAAGTTATGTTCACAACTTTACGGCATCAGGAAAAGACAGTGATTTCTTTACTATAGAGGGTAATCTTTCTACAGGAAAAGGTACTGTAACATACAATGGTAAATTACTGACACAGTGCCTTAAGATTGAGAGTAAGACCAGTATCAAGTTTGCAGCTCCTTCTGATGGTCAGCTGATCCTTGTATTTGGGGATAAAGATTCTTCGATTAAGCTTGATGGAACAGCGGTAAAAGAGGCAACAAACGTAATGAACCTGGATGTCAGGAAGGGAGATCATGAGCTTACCAAGAAGGATACAGAAAATCTTTTCTACATGGAATATGTGAGCAATGATCAGCCATCAGGAGATGATCCTGGAAATGATGATCCTGCAAGTGAGGCATCAAGCGAAGCGGCATCGGAAGCAAGTTCAGAGGCAGCTGGAGAGGCATCAAGCGAAGCAGCATCAGAGTCAAGCTCAGAAGCAGCTGGAGAGGCATCAAGCGAAGCAGCATCAGAGTCAAGCTCAGAAGCAGCTGGCGAAGCATCAAGCGAAGCGGCATCTGAAGCAAGTTCAGATGAAGCCGGAGAAGCATCAAGCGATGAGCCTGGAACAGGATCTTCAGAAGAAATCGCTGAGCCTGAGCCGGATGAACCATCATCAAGTAATGGCGAATGGCTTACCAAGTACGGCAAGACATACTATGTCCTTACTGATGGAACTAAGGTAACTGGAATCTATACAATTGATGGTGATACTTACTATTTTGATGCAAATGGTGTGAGAAAAACTAATGTATTTGTGACAGATGGTGATACCAAGCATTTCTTTGGCGCAGATGGTAAGATGGTCACCGGCTGGCTTACAAGATACTTTAAGACCTATTATTTTGATGAAAATGGTAATATGGTAACAGGCTTTGCCTATGTTGATGGCATATATCATTACTATGATGAAGATGGAGTAATGTTCAAAAACGGCAATAAGACTATAAACGAGAAAAAGTATTTCTTTAACAGTGATGGAGATATGGTTACTGGCTGGCTTGAGAGATATGGATCAACATATTACTATGATGAGTCTGGTGCTATGGTTTATGGTTTGCAGATTATTGACGGAAATATGCATTTCTTCCGCGACAATGGAAAGCTTGCCAAAGATATGATGGTAACAGTAGATGATAAGACATACTATTTTGATAATGACGGAAATATGTATGTAGGAGAACTTACCAGATGGTTCCACAAATATATCTTTGACGAGAATGGCGTTTTAATTTGGAAAAAATAA
- a CDS encoding PsbP-related protein, whose amino-acid sequence MKTKSKYMLISSALAVVFIITALGSLKVKAADDLETAVQCSFSIPTEFVPGNQKGLFVNVNSPMESSTIQYSVYDNGLDKVLTNRERKELEESGTAAVIDESVNLTKDIYQSRLSDAYNKVYGENVNFNVSSFTKIKVDGYPGFKIESTYQKSDEEQIHQTVYMIISKYRLFTIAYQRAEDDDCQDAFEASSETIHVR is encoded by the coding sequence TTGAAGACTAAAAGTAAATACATGCTTATTTCATCAGCATTGGCGGTTGTTTTCATAATAACTGCCCTGGGCTCACTTAAGGTTAAGGCGGCTGATGATCTTGAAACGGCAGTTCAATGCTCTTTTTCTATTCCAACTGAGTTTGTCCCGGGAAATCAAAAGGGATTATTTGTAAATGTTAACAGCCCGATGGAATCCTCTACTATCCAATATAGTGTTTATGATAATGGGCTTGATAAAGTACTGACTAACAGAGAACGAAAGGAATTAGAGGAGTCGGGAACAGCGGCTGTAATCGATGAATCAGTTAATCTGACTAAAGATATTTATCAATCCCGCCTATCTGATGCATATAATAAGGTGTATGGAGAGAATGTTAATTTCAATGTCAGCTCTTTTACCAAGATAAAAGTAGATGGGTATCCCGGATTTAAAATCGAGTCTACATATCAGAAATCTGATGAAGAACAGATCCATCAGACCGTTTATATGATCATATCCAAGTACAGACTGTTTACAATAGCTTATCAGAGGGCTGAGGATGATGATTGCCAGGATGCTTTTGAGGCAAGCTCTGAAACGATACATGTAAGATAA
- a CDS encoding threonine--tRNA ligase, whose translation MNKEEFLEVYRHSMAHVLAKAVIELYGKEVQYAIGPQIDDGCYYDFVLPKAVTQDDFKTIEDKMREIIKRREDWTRKEVSKSEALEMFKDQKFKTELINDLPEDEVITVYYTGDDYVDLCRGPHVDNSQELMNVSYQIKSVSGAYWRGDEKRDQLSRIYLYAFPSKDELKHHIKMIQEALERDHKKIGAELDLFMFDETAPGMPYWLPRGWKMYQALLKYSREIQERHGYTEIAAPLVNNKKLWLISGHWAHYVNNMFMVPGVSGWLKADAEIPGILENNNDPTEEPKNIKIQAGSVIYNREQNDTMAAKPMNCPNAMMTYKRTNHSYKELPIRYSEYDVLHRKEKSGQMNGLFRVQEFRQDDDHTFVMESQIKEEIADVIAIADEIYSTFGVTYRAELSTRPEDFMGDIEVWNRAEAALKEILDEKYGEGGYEINEGDGAFYGPKIDLQIKDALGREWQCGTVQLDFQLPHNFGLTYQAQDGTMQMPVVIHRAIYGSLERFIGIIIENFKGVFPFWLSPYQVGIVPIRLEHNEYAKEVEQALMNAGIRVEADYSDNNMKEKIKKFKNYKDPYILVVGDKEAAERTVSINVRGSNKQVQNVPLDALVAMCKKMNEEHSLELIDSYEA comes from the coding sequence ATGAATAAAGAAGAGTTTCTAGAGGTTTACCGCCATTCAATGGCACATGTGCTGGCTAAGGCTGTTATTGAGCTTTACGGCAAGGAAGTACAGTATGCGATCGGACCACAGATTGATGATGGTTGCTACTATGATTTTGTTCTTCCTAAGGCTGTAACACAGGATGATTTCAAGACCATCGAGGATAAGATGCGCGAGATCATCAAGAGAAGAGAGGATTGGACACGCAAAGAGGTTTCAAAGTCGGAAGCACTTGAAATGTTCAAAGACCAGAAGTTTAAGACAGAGCTTATTAACGACCTTCCAGAGGATGAGGTTATCACAGTATACTACACTGGCGATGATTATGTTGATCTTTGCCGTGGACCTCACGTTGACAACTCTCAGGAACTTATGAATGTTTCATATCAGATCAAGTCTGTATCAGGTGCTTATTGGAGAGGCGATGAGAAGAGAGATCAGCTTTCCAGAATTTATCTCTATGCTTTCCCAAGCAAGGATGAACTCAAGCATCACATCAAGATGATACAGGAAGCACTTGAGAGAGACCACAAGAAGATTGGTGCAGAGCTTGATCTTTTCATGTTTGATGAGACAGCTCCAGGTATGCCTTACTGGCTTCCAAGAGGATGGAAGATGTATCAGGCACTCCTCAAGTATTCAAGAGAGATTCAGGAGAGACATGGCTATACAGAAATTGCTGCTCCTCTTGTTAACAACAAGAAGCTTTGGCTTATCAGTGGACACTGGGCTCACTATGTGAACAACATGTTCATGGTACCCGGAGTTTCCGGATGGCTCAAGGCTGATGCTGAGATTCCCGGAATCTTAGAGAACAATAACGATCCTACAGAAGAGCCTAAGAATATCAAGATCCAGGCTGGTTCAGTTATCTATAATCGTGAGCAGAACGACACAATGGCAGCTAAGCCTATGAACTGTCCTAATGCCATGATGACATATAAGAGAACAAATCATTCTTATAAAGAGCTTCCTATCCGTTACAGTGAGTATGACGTTCTTCACCGTAAGGAGAAATCAGGACAGATGAATGGTCTTTTCCGTGTTCAGGAGTTCCGTCAGGATGATGATCATACATTTGTAATGGAATCACAGATCAAGGAAGAAATTGCAGATGTAATTGCTATTGCAGATGAGATTTATTCTACATTTGGTGTAACTTACAGAGCAGAGCTTTCTACTAGACCTGAAGACTTCATGGGTGACATCGAAGTCTGGAACAGAGCTGAGGCTGCACTTAAGGAAATTCTTGATGAGAAGTATGGCGAAGGCGGATATGAGATCAATGAAGGAGATGGTGCTTTCTATGGCCCTAAGATCGACCTTCAGATCAAGGATGCTCTCGGAAGAGAATGGCAGTGTGGTACAGTACAGCTTGACTTCCAGCTTCCTCACAACTTTGGTCTTACATATCAGGCTCAGGATGGAACAATGCAGATGCCTGTTGTTATTCACAGAGCTATTTATGGATCACTTGAGAGATTTATCGGTATTATCATCGAGAACTTCAAGGGTGTATTCCCATTCTGGCTGAGCCCATATCAGGTAGGTATCGTTCCTATCAGACTTGAGCATAATGAGTACGCCAAGGAAGTTGAGCAGGCTCTTATGAATGCCGGAATTCGTGTTGAGGCTGATTACTCAGATAACAACATGAAGGAGAAAATCAAGAAATTTAAGAATTACAAGGATCCATACATTCTTGTTGTTGGTGATAAAGAAGCTGCTGAGAGAACAGTATCTATCAATGTTCGCGGTTCCAACAAGCAGGTTCAGAATGTTCCTCTCGATGCACTTGTTGCTATGTGCAAGAAGATGAATGAAGAGCATTCCCTTGAGCTTATTGACAGCTATGAGGCATGA
- a CDS encoding SEC-C metal-binding domain-containing protein codes for MALLQEWRDKAYSETANKGDLQRLWTDYFQKERDIYAQLLKNPDEVVTGTVKGLAEKFGIDLMYMVGFLDGINDSLKEQNPIDDMTEDTEVNLGFDKELLYKNMVAAGADWLYGLEEWKAIFDEDKLKALYKEEKSSHTVRKENKVYPNDPCPCGSGKKYKKCHGRNA; via the coding sequence ATGGCATTATTACAAGAGTGGCGTGACAAAGCCTATTCTGAGACAGCTAATAAGGGCGATCTTCAGAGATTATGGACAGATTATTTTCAGAAAGAGCGCGATATTTACGCACAGCTTCTCAAGAATCCTGATGAAGTAGTTACAGGTACTGTTAAGGGACTTGCTGAGAAGTTTGGCATTGATCTTATGTATATGGTTGGATTTCTTGATGGTATCAACGATTCCCTCAAGGAGCAGAATCCAATTGACGATATGACCGAGGATACAGAGGTTAACCTTGGATTTGACAAGGAACTCCTTTACAAGAACATGGTTGCAGCCGGTGCTGATTGGCTCTATGGTCTTGAGGAGTGGAAGGCAATCTTTGATGAGGACAAGCTTAAGGCTCTTTACAAAGAGGAGAAGTCTTCACATACTGTTAGAAAAGAGAACAAGGTTTATCCTAATGATCCATGCCCATGCGGAAGCGGCAAGAAGTACAAAAAGTGCCACGGAAGAAACGCATAA